The nucleotide sequence CGACGGGACCCTGGACGAAACCCAGACCAGGACGCGGATGGAGTTCTCGTGGGGGTCCCGCAACGCCCGGACCGGCCGGACCGGCCGGACCGGCCTGACCGGGGGCTGACCGGGCTGACCGGACGGGTAGATGATCACGGCGTCGACGTCCTCCGCACAGCGATCGACGCGCTGTCCGCGCCGAAACCCGCAGCCGACGGCACTGCCGATCGGCGGTCGCCGGGGAACCGCCGCGCCCACGGCCTTGGTCGCCGCGTTGGCAGGGTTCCTGGCCGCTGGGACCGGGCCGAGCCACGGCGGGGAGAAGCCGTACATCGTGATCTACCTGCACTGGGACCACGTCAAGGGTGAGATCGCGAAGGCCACGAGGGAGTCCGGCTTCCCGGTGAGTACGGGGCAGGCCCGCCGGTATCTGTTCGACGCGCAGATCCTCCCGGTCGTCCTCGGGTGGCGGTAGTGAGGTCCTGGACGTCGGACGACCCCGACGGACGTCTACGCGGGGGATGCGGCGGGCGATCAAGGTCCGCGACCGGGGCTGCGTCTGGTCCGGCTGCGACCGGCCGGCGAATTGGTGCGATGTTCACCCTGTGAATTGGTTCGTCCGGGATCTGGGGGAGACGAACGTCCACACCGGGGTGCTGTTGTGCGGTTTTCATCATGATGAAATCCACAAGGCGCAATGGGTGATCCGATTCGCCGCCGACGGCCACCCGGAACTGATCCCCCGCCGTGGATCGACAAAGGTCAACGACCCCGCCGCAACCGGATGCACCATTGACGGGACCTCACGAACACGTTGCCTTCCCGGGGCGAATTCGGTGTGCTCTGATGTAGTGTGTGGCTGCGTATGGCCGGGGCGGCGGTCGAAGTGGTGGCCGGACTACGAATGATATTCTGGTGGTGGAAGCCGACTATCGACCGGCAGTCAGCGATCAACCACCAAGAAGGAGAACTCATGAATATCTCCACCGCAGACCTCTCCGACGAATTCGGCGACGCTCTGAGCCATTGCGACACCCCGTTCGTGCAGTACGGCCTGCACAAGAGCTTCGCCGGGGCGATCACCACGGTGCGCTGCGTCGAGGACAATGCCTTGCTGCGTTCGGTTCTGGAGACACCGGGCCGCGGCGGCGTGGTCGTGGTCGACGGCGCCGGCTCGACCAGGGTCGCCCTCCTCGGCGACATGATGGCCCAGCTGGCGATCGACAACGGCTGGGCCGGGGTCATCATCAACGGCGCCGTCCGGGACGCGCGAATTCTCGGCGGTATGGAACTGGGGGTCAAAGCGTTGCGGACGAACCCTCGTCGGGGCTCCAAGACCGGGGCCGGCGAGAAGGACGTCGAACTGACTTTCGGACGTGCGACCTTTCGTCCTGGGGACCACGTCCTGAGCGACGAGGACGGAGTCGTCGTCCAGATCCGGTGACGGCTACTCGCGAGATCTGAGCAAGCTCTAGTTGCTCGCCTCGCCGTAGTTGAACGTCGTGACACAACCGCCATCGACGGTGACGATCGACCCGGTCATGAAGGACGAGGCATCCGAGGCGAGGAAGAGGGCGACCTCGCCGATCTCGGCCGGCTGTCCCTGACGGCCAAGTGGTTGCATCCCGGCCGCCTTCTCCCGCACGGCGCTCGCGGCCCGGAAGGCCTCCACGCTCAGCTGGGGACCCCTGCGCCCGAGGCCGGTGTCGATGTATCCCGGGCAGATCGCGTTGACGCGGATGCCGTCGGGTCCGTAGTCGACGGCCATCTGGCGGGTCAGGTTGATGATGCCGGCCTTGGACGCGCAGTAGGCGGCCGCTTTCGGAGCACCGATGAGTCCGTAGGTCGAGGCGGTGTTGACGATCCGTCCGTCGCCCTTGGCCAGGAAGTGCGGTATGGCGAACTTGGAGCACAGGAACGTCCCGCGCAGATTGACGTCGATGACCCGGTCGAAGTCGGCCGGTTCGATTTCGTGCAGCCGCAGTTGGCCGCCGCCGATGCCCGCATTGTTCGCCAGGATGTCGATACCGCCGAAGTAGTCGACGGTGGAGGCGATCAGGTGCTGCGCCTGGTCGGCACTGGAGACATCCGCGGACACGAAGTAGGCGGAGCCGCCCGAGTCGGTGATCTCCCGGACGGTGCGCTCGCCGTCCGGCGCCAACACGTCCGAGACCGTCACGTTCGCGCCGGCGGCGGCGAAGGCCAATGCCATTGCCCTACCGATCCCGTTTCCCGCACCTGTGACGACCGCGGTCCTGCCATCGATCCTCGTCATCTGACTGCCTCCTTGTCGAACTGCGACGTGGCGCCTCGGTCTCTTGTCTGCTGCCGGGCGCAGATATTTCCCAGACCTGGAACACACCAGGGGTTCTCCGAAGAGCCCAGACGGTACACAATACGCAGTAGACCAAATCGGATGCTGACTGGGGAGGCACCCATGATCGAGAGCGCGGCCGGCGCCACCTCGCTTCCCGGGCTGAGTCACGACTCGATCGCGATCAGCGCAGCGACCTGGATCACCGACCGGATCCTGGAGGGTCGGATCGGGCCGGGCGAGAAGGTGACCGAGGCCAGCCTTGCCGAGCAGATGGGTGTCAGCCGGTCGCCCGTCCGCGAAGCGCTCCGCGCGCTGTCCCGCGGAGGCCTGATCATCGTCGAGCCGCGGCGGGGTGCCTTCGTCGCCGAACTGGATCAGGAGAACGCCGCTGACCTGTATGCCTGTCGTCTCCTGCTCGAACCCCGTTGCAGCGCAATGGGAGTGCAGGAAATGGACGACCGGCGCGCCGACTCCCTGACCGAGATCTTCGGCCGGATGCGGGTCGCGGCCGACCAGCGGGACACGGCGGCGTACGTGCTGGCGCTGAAGGACTACAACTGGAACCTGCTCGACGCCTGTCCGAATCGACTGCTCTTCGGCTTTGCGGAATCGTCCTGGCAGGCGTCCCTTCGATACTGGGACCTGCTGGTCCGCAGCTCACCTCACTATCTGACCAAGTCCTTGCGCCGGAACAAGGGCATCCAGGCCGCCATCGAGTCGCGGAACCCGGTCGAGGTGGAGCGGGTTGCGACGGCGGTCCTGGAGTTCGGACGCGACGAATTGATGAAGCTGCTGTCCAGGCTGCCGTCCAAGCAGCCTTCCGCCGTCATCGCCTGACACTGTTCCCACGGAGGTTCCACGAGTGCGCTTGTTCGACGCCAACTGGCAGCAGGTCGAGTCCTATCTCCAGCACGACGACCGGGTGGTCGTGCCGGTCGGGTCGACCGAGCAACATGGCTTTCTCTCGCTCGGCACCGACGCGATCCTGGCCGAGCGGGTGGCCCTCGAGGCGGCCGAACCGCTTGGAATTCCGGTGCTGCCGGTGCTGCCGTTCGGGATGGCGCCGTACTTCAGCGCGTTTCCGGGCAGTCTGACCCTGCGGATGACGACCTACGTCGCCGTCATCCGTGATCTGCTCGATACTTTGTCGGGTCAGGGTTTTCGGCGGATCGCCATCGTCAACGGCCACGGCGGGAACGCCCCGGTGCTCGGTGCAGTGCGCGAGTGGGTCGGTGAGAAGCGTGACCACCGGATGCAGGTGGTGTTCACCAGCTGGTACGGCGCGCCCAGGGTGGCCGCCCTCGCCGAGTCCTACGAAGCCGACCCGACGCATGGCGGCTGGTTCGAGAACTTCCCCTGGACGCGGCTGGCGGGGGTGGTGATGCCGGACGGGGTGAAGGCGCACACCTCCCGGGATCTGGTGGCCCAGTCGACACCGGCGGACATCCGCGAGCTGACCGGGGACGGCAGCTTCGGCGGTTCCTACTCACTGTCGGACGACATCATGACCGAGATCTGGCAGACCGGGGTGGCCGAGGTTCGCGAACTACTCGAGACGGGTTGGGCTTTTTCATGATCGGCTCAGGGCTGACCGGACGGGTCGCGGTGGTGACCGGGACCGCCCACGGCATCGGTGCCGCCATCGCTGCCGCGCTGTCCGACGAGGGCGCGCAGGTCCACGGCATCGACCGGGCCGAGGTCGACGTGTCGGATTCCGCTGCGGTGAAGGCATTCTTCGGCTCGCTGCGGTCCGTGGACATCCTGGTCAACAACGCCGGCGGCGTGGTCGGGCAGACGCACCGGCCGATCGAGGATGTCACCGACGAGGCCTGGCAGGCAGTGTTCGATGCGAACCTCACGTCGACCTTCAACTGCACCCGGGCGGTGGCGCCGCTGATGAAGGCCTCCGGATGGGGCCGCGTCGTGAACATCTCGTCCGGGGCGGGTCGTAGCGTCAGCCTCACCGGGATCCAGGCCTACACGAGCTCCAAAGCCGGCCAGATCGGCTTCACGCGCCAGATGGCGCACGAACTCGGTCCCTTCGGCATCACCGTCAACTGCATCGCCCCCGGCTTCGTGCTGTCGAACCCGACCACCGAGAAGCAGTGGGACAGCTACGGTGAGGCCGGGCAGGCGGCGCTGGTGGAGAGCATTGCGCTGCGCCGCCTCGGCAACGCCTCCGACATCGCAGACGGAGTGCGCTGGTTCACCTCCGATCTGGCCTCCTGGGTGACCGGACAGACGATCTCGATCGATGGTGGACATGCTTTCTTTTGAGCCTGACGACGATCGCTACATCGCCGAACTCACCGAATACGTGGCGATTCCCAGCGTCAGCCTGGACGCCGACCGCGAGACGATGCTGCTGGCCGCGAACTGGCTGCTCGCCAGGCTCGACTTCGCGGATGCCCGGATCGTCGAGACGGGAGGTCATCCCGCGGTGATCGGCGAGTGGATGGGCGCACCCGGCGCTCCGACGGTGTTGATCTACGGGCACTACGACGTCCAGCCGACCGGCGACCTGCAGGAGTGGATCACCCCGCCGTTCGCGCTCGCAGTGGCCGACGGCCGTCTGCGCGGGCGCGGTGTCACCGACGACAAGGGGCCGGTCTACATCGCCCTGGAGGTGGTGCGGCAGTTCATCGCGCAGGAGGGCGCGCTCCCGCTCAACGTCCGATTCCTGTTCGAGGGCGAGGAGGAGATCGGCAGCCCGCACCTCTCGGCCTACGTGCTGGACCACGCGGCGGAGTTCGCCGCCGACCTGGTGATCTCGGCGGACGGGGCGATGTGGCGGCCGAGCGAACCGTCGCTGTCCGTCGCGTCCAAAGGGCTGCTGGCACTGGACATCGAGGTCGTCGGGGCCAACCGCGACCTGCACTCCGGGCGCTACGGCGGGACCGTGGCGAATCCGGTCCACGCGCTGGTCCAGATTCTTGCCGGCCTGCACGGGGCGGACGGCAGCATCGCCGTGCCGGGCTTCGACGACGGTATACCGCCGCTGGGCGACGTCGAAGAGGCGGAGATCGCGGCGGTAGCGTTCGACGAGGACGCCTACCGGACCGAGCTGGGCGTCGACGAACTCTTCGGACAGCCGGGCCTGACCACCCTGCAACGACTCTGGACGCGGCCGACGCTGGAGATCAACGGCATCACCGGCGGTGGCTCCTACACCGTCATCCCGCATCGCGCCGCTGCGCACATCACCTGCCGGCTCGTGCCGGGACAGCACCCGGACGGCGTGGCCGCCGCCATCGACGAATACGTGAGAGCCGTTCCGGTGCCCGGTGTCCGGGTGACGGTCACATTCGAGAAGGGAGCGGTTCCGGCCTACACGATCGCACCCGACCATCCGGCGATCGCGGCGGCGACGCAGGCGCTCTCGGAGGTCTATCCCGGGCAGGCGGTGCTGCTGGCCCGTATCGGCGGAACCCTTCCCGCCACTGTGCTGTTCGAGGAGGCACTCGGCGCGAAGACACTGTTCTTCTCCTTCTCCACCGCCGACGAACTCCTGCACGCACCGAACGAATTCCTGCGGATCTCGCGACTCCGGGAAGGCATGCGCGCGTGGGAAGGTCTGCTGCGATTGCTGGCCGCCGGCGAGCATCGACTTGCCCCGGTTCTCCGATGAGCGAGTACACCTCGTATTCCTATCTGCCCGAAGGTGACCGGCCCGAGTTCGACCTGGATCCGGAGTTCGATCGTGTGCCGCCGTACGACCTCGGCCTCGATCCGGCACAGGCCCGGCGGGCCGAGCAACTGCTCACCGACAACATCGTGATCAGCCTGCACGATCATCCCGTGCGGTTCCCACGGGACATGAGCCAGACGCCCGCCTACAACCGCACGGCTCGTCAGCACACCGCCTTCGAAGGTCTGCGCCGGTCTGGCATGACGTGCGTCTTCGACAACATGATGGACGGGACCGCCTGCGTCACAGGCCAGGCGCCGTGGCGATGGGACGACATCATCGCCGACCTGGGGATGCGGCAGGCCGATCTCGCCCACCAGGACCACGTCTGCGTCGCACGCACCGTGGCCGACATCGAGGCCGCGAAACGTAGCGGCCGGGTCGCGCTCGTGTTCGGTCTGGAGGCAGCCACCCCGATCGAGAACGAACTGGACCGCATCGACATCCTGTTCGGGCTGGGGCTACGCCAGATCGGTATCGCCTACAGCGATTCGAACGCGTTGGGCAGCGGGTTGTCGGAACCGACCGACGGCGGACTGACGCTCTTCGGCCGGAAGGCGGTGGCGCGGATGAATGCCGTCGGCCTGGCCGTGGACATCTCGCACTCCTCGGACCGGACCGGTCTCGACGTCTGCGCCGCAACGCGGGCACCGGTCCTGATGACGCACGCGGGAGCCCGTCGCCTGTGGGACATCCCGCGGCTGAAGAACGATCCCGTCCTGCGGGCGGTGGCCGGAACCGGTGGGGTGATCGGTATGTCGGCGGCTCCGCACACGACGATCTCGTACGAGCACCGGCGACACACCATCGACTCGGTGATGGATCACTTCGAGTACATCGCCGGACTCGTCGGGATCGAACACGTTGCGTTCGGTCCCGACACGCTGTTCGGTGACCACGTCGGCCTGCACACCACGTTCGCCGCGATGCTCTCCGGCGCCGCGGGGTCTGCGCCGGATCATCCCAGGGTCGAATACGTGGCCGGCCTGGAGAGCCCGGTGGAGAACTTCCATCACATCGCCGGCGCTCTGGTGAAGCGCGGATACGGCGACGGTGACATCGCAGCGGTCCTCGGTGGCAACATCCTGCGGGCGCTGCGCGGCATATGGCCCTCGCCGGCCTGCTGAGTCCAGAACGCCTGGCCGCCCGAGGATTCAGGCGGTGAGCATCTTCTCGATCATCGACGCCGCACGGAGCAATCCGGCGTCGTCGCCGATGGACGCCGCGAGTTGCAGGGCGACCGGCAGCCCGTCCTGCGTGGTGCCGCAGGGGATCACCATCGCGGGTTGGCCGGTGACGTTGTACGGACTGCTGAAGATGCCCTCGATCTCACCGTCCGGGGTGTCGATCGGCGGAGTGTCCTCCGGAGCCCGGTAGGGCACTGCCGGCCCGACGAGCACGTCGAGGCCCTCGAGCAGAGATGCGGCGGCCGGCAACAGCGCCAATCGCTCGGCCCGCGCGGGCGCGCTCTGCTCCGGGGTGACCGCGGCCGCCGACTGCAGCAGCCTCAGGGTGGCGCGACCGTAGTGGCCCGGGTCGGCGCGAACCTGCGTCCCGTGCACCTGCCAGGCCTCCTCGAGGAGGATGTCACCGAGGCATTTCTCCAGCTGGGCAAGACATCGACCGTCTCGTTCCACGATCTGGGCGCCGGCGGCCCTGAGACGTTCCACAGCGGCCCTGGTGATGTCCCTGAGCTCCGGATCCAGACGCGGGTCGACCAACTGGTCGACGAGCAGGCCGACCCGGAGAGGCTCCAGCGGAGCCGTCAGGTCGTAGGTCCGGCCGGTGAGGACACCCAGCACCTCGGCTGCGGTGGCCACCGAATCGGCCAGCACGCCCACGTGGTCGAACGTCGGCGACAGAGGCGTGACGCCGTCCTCCGGAACCAGTCCGTGCGTCGGCTTGATACCCACCACCCCGCAGTACGCCGCCGGAATCCGGATGGAGCCCCCGGTGTCGGTGCCGAGTGCGGCCCGACAGACCCCGGCGCCGACCAGCGCCGCAGAGCCGCCGCTCGACCCACCGGCCGTGCAGTCGGGTCGGACCGGGTTGCGGGCTTCCGGGAGGTCGTCGTGCGGCGCACCGGCGGCATATTCCAGAAGTGTCGCCAGGACGAAGACATCAGCGCCGGCCCCGCGCAGCGCGGTCACCACCGCAGCGTCGCGCGACGCAGGAGGCCCGGCCATGTCCAACGGGTTCCCGTTGCCGCGGGGATATCCTTCGACATCGATCATATCCTTGACTGCTATCGACATACCGTGCAGTGCACCGGTTCTCGCACGTCGCGGTGCGCCGATCACCCGGCTGACGGCCTGCAGCGGCCGCCCGAGGCGTTCCATCCGCTCGTAGGTCGCGAGAAGGTCCAGATTGGCGACCTCGCAGGTCCGCTCGCCACGCTCGATCGCGCGGATGAGCTCGGCCACGTAGTGCGTCAGAGGCCCGGCGAGTACCTCGATCTGCTCCGCCACCTCGGTCGGGCGTCTGCGCACCATCAGATCGCGGTAGATGCCGCTGTGGGACTTGGCGCTTCCACGATTGAAGATCACCAGACGATCGAGCGAACCCTCCAGATCGGCCGGATCGAATCCGTCGAAAGGCAAAGGAGTGACGGGCGCCTGGGCCAGCACCTCGCGTGCCAGGGCCAACATCAGCGGACGGTATTGCGGGAGCTCCAGGTGATCGGCAATCGAGAGATCCGAGACGGCGCCCGCGAACAACATCGACCCGTAGGCTTCCTTGGCCCACAGGTACCCGAGAATCCGGTCCGTGGCCTCCGCGTACGGCAGGGCCTCCGCAATCGTTTGCAGCCGTGGGGTCATCGAACCGTCCAGCTCACCGATCCGGAAGGTGCCGACGTTGCCCTGCAGGATGACTCCCGGCGCCATCAGGTCGGCGCCGAAGTTCACGAAGCACACGAGGAGCCGTTCCTGGTCGACCGCTTCGCCGAGCACATCGGCGGTGAGCCCGTTCTGCATCGAGACGACCACCGCGCCGGCGGAGAGCCGACCCCGCAACAGGTCCGCGGCCGAACGGGTGTGGTGGGTCTTGACCGACACGATGACCACGCCGTCCAGCACCTGCGGCAGTTGGTCGGGAACGACGGCCGGTGCGTGGACGCGGAACTCACCGACCGGACCGGTGATCTGCAGTCCGTGCTCGTTG is from Nakamurella sp. PAMC28650 and encodes:
- a CDS encoding creatininase family protein, which translates into the protein MRLFDANWQQVESYLQHDDRVVVPVGSTEQHGFLSLGTDAILAERVALEAAEPLGIPVLPVLPFGMAPYFSAFPGSLTLRMTTYVAVIRDLLDTLSGQGFRRIAIVNGHGGNAPVLGAVREWVGEKRDHRMQVVFTSWYGAPRVAALAESYEADPTHGGWFENFPWTRLAGVVMPDGVKAHTSRDLVAQSTPADIRELTGDGSFGGSYSLSDDIMTEIWQTGVAEVRELLETGWAFS
- a CDS encoding dipeptidase, whose protein sequence is MSEYTSYSYLPEGDRPEFDLDPEFDRVPPYDLGLDPAQARRAEQLLTDNIVISLHDHPVRFPRDMSQTPAYNRTARQHTAFEGLRRSGMTCVFDNMMDGTACVTGQAPWRWDDIIADLGMRQADLAHQDHVCVARTVADIEAAKRSGRVALVFGLEAATPIENELDRIDILFGLGLRQIGIAYSDSNALGSGLSEPTDGGLTLFGRKAVARMNAVGLAVDISHSSDRTGLDVCAATRAPVLMTHAGARRLWDIPRLKNDPVLRAVAGTGGVIGMSAAPHTTISYEHRRHTIDSVMDHFEYIAGLVGIEHVAFGPDTLFGDHVGLHTTFAAMLSGAAGSAPDHPRVEYVAGLESPVENFHHIAGALVKRGYGDGDIAAVLGGNILRALRGIWPSPAC
- a CDS encoding SDR family NAD(P)-dependent oxidoreductase; its protein translation is MTRIDGRTAVVTGAGNGIGRAMALAFAAAGANVTVSDVLAPDGERTVREITDSGGSAYFVSADVSSADQAQHLIASTVDYFGGIDILANNAGIGGGQLRLHEIEPADFDRVIDVNLRGTFLCSKFAIPHFLAKGDGRIVNTASTYGLIGAPKAAAYCASKAGIINLTRQMAVDYGPDGIRVNAICPGYIDTGLGRRGPQLSVEAFRAASAVREKAAGMQPLGRQGQPAEIGEVALFLASDASSFMTGSIVTVDGGCVTTFNYGEASN
- a CDS encoding SDR family NAD(P)-dependent oxidoreductase, which produces MIGSGLTGRVAVVTGTAHGIGAAIAAALSDEGAQVHGIDRAEVDVSDSAAVKAFFGSLRSVDILVNNAGGVVGQTHRPIEDVTDEAWQAVFDANLTSTFNCTRAVAPLMKASGWGRVVNISSGAGRSVSLTGIQAYTSSKAGQIGFTRQMAHELGPFGITVNCIAPGFVLSNPTTEKQWDSYGEAGQAALVESIALRRLGNASDIADGVRWFTSDLASWVTGQTISIDGGHAFF
- a CDS encoding amidase family protein, with protein sequence MKFTIIGAGAIGGTVGAHLARAGHDVLLCDADADHVAAINEHGLQITGPVGEFRVHAPAVVPDQLPQVLDGVVIVSVKTHHTRSAADLLRGRLSAGAVVVSMQNGLTADVLGEAVDQERLLVCFVNFGADLMAPGVILQGNVGTFRIGELDGSMTPRLQTIAEALPYAEATDRILGYLWAKEAYGSMLFAGAVSDLSIADHLELPQYRPLMLALAREVLAQAPVTPLPFDGFDPADLEGSLDRLVIFNRGSAKSHSGIYRDLMVRRRPTEVAEQIEVLAGPLTHYVAELIRAIERGERTCEVANLDLLATYERMERLGRPLQAVSRVIGAPRRARTGALHGMSIAVKDMIDVEGYPRGNGNPLDMAGPPASRDAAVVTALRGAGADVFVLATLLEYAAGAPHDDLPEARNPVRPDCTAGGSSGGSAALVGAGVCRAALGTDTGGSIRIPAAYCGVVGIKPTHGLVPEDGVTPLSPTFDHVGVLADSVATAAEVLGVLTGRTYDLTAPLEPLRVGLLVDQLVDPRLDPELRDITRAAVERLRAAGAQIVERDGRCLAQLEKCLGDILLEEAWQVHGTQVRADPGHYGRATLRLLQSAAAVTPEQSAPARAERLALLPAAASLLEGLDVLVGPAVPYRAPEDTPPIDTPDGEIEGIFSSPYNVTGQPAMVIPCGTTQDGLPVALQLAASIGDDAGLLRAASMIEKMLTA
- the rraA gene encoding ribonuclease E activity regulator RraA; amino-acid sequence: MNISTADLSDEFGDALSHCDTPFVQYGLHKSFAGAITTVRCVEDNALLRSVLETPGRGGVVVVDGAGSTRVALLGDMMAQLAIDNGWAGVIINGAVRDARILGGMELGVKALRTNPRRGSKTGAGEKDVELTFGRATFRPGDHVLSDEDGVVVQIR
- a CDS encoding GntR family transcriptional regulator gives rise to the protein MIESAAGATSLPGLSHDSIAISAATWITDRILEGRIGPGEKVTEASLAEQMGVSRSPVREALRALSRGGLIIVEPRRGAFVAELDQENAADLYACRLLLEPRCSAMGVQEMDDRRADSLTEIFGRMRVAADQRDTAAYVLALKDYNWNLLDACPNRLLFGFAESSWQASLRYWDLLVRSSPHYLTKSLRRNKGIQAAIESRNPVEVERVATAVLEFGRDELMKLLSRLPSKQPSAVIA
- a CDS encoding M20/M25/M40 family metallo-hydrolase; this translates as MLSFEPDDDRYIAELTEYVAIPSVSLDADRETMLLAANWLLARLDFADARIVETGGHPAVIGEWMGAPGAPTVLIYGHYDVQPTGDLQEWITPPFALAVADGRLRGRGVTDDKGPVYIALEVVRQFIAQEGALPLNVRFLFEGEEEIGSPHLSAYVLDHAAEFAADLVISADGAMWRPSEPSLSVASKGLLALDIEVVGANRDLHSGRYGGTVANPVHALVQILAGLHGADGSIAVPGFDDGIPPLGDVEEAEIAAVAFDEDAYRTELGVDELFGQPGLTTLQRLWTRPTLEINGITGGGSYTVIPHRAAAHITCRLVPGQHPDGVAAAIDEYVRAVPVPGVRVTVTFEKGAVPAYTIAPDHPAIAAATQALSEVYPGQAVLLARIGGTLPATVLFEEALGAKTLFFSFSTADELLHAPNEFLRISRLREGMRAWEGLLRLLAAGEHRLAPVLR